The genomic window AAAGGTTATGTCAACTAAACACAATCTAATAGACCCATTTAATGCAACGCTACCGATTATTCTTAATAAGTGGTTTTTATTGGTATGAATCAAAACTAATTTGTCTTAGAAGAGTCGATAGGGCATTTTAAGCAAGATGCAAGTAATATAAATAAAGCGCTGAGATTTATTCTCAGCGCTTTTATTATTATACGGGGTCGACGGGATTTGAACCCGCGCTCTTCGGCTTGACAGGCCGATGTGTTAAACCAAGCTACACCACGACCCCTAATAAACTTATCAATATGGTGGGCGAAACAGGATTTGAACCTGCGACCTCCTGCGTGTAAGGCAGGCGCTCTAGACCAGCTGAGCTATTCGCCCTTTAATCATGCAGGCCCGGCCCAATTATTATTATTTCTCTTTATTGGATCTCTCAGGTTCCGCAGGGGCGAAATTCGGTTTAACCAAAATCCCAGCAGGAAGAAAGATGCAATAACCGAGAACGAGCAATATGGGTGCAATAGTTATATCACCGGTTGAAAGAATAACAAATCCAAGAAGGATTAAGACAAGGGCTATTGCAAGTAATGCAAAATTCCTCGCCGAAAACGGAAGCTTACGTTGCTCACCACTTTTTGTATTTAATCTTTTAACACCCATTTTTCAAGGCTCCATTATAAACTTGCAGTCGATTGAAAGCAAGCATTTTTTTTACTTATTTCACCAGAAGCAACGTTTTGCTCGAAGTGATTCTTCCAGAAGATACTCTCGCAAGATATATGCCGGAAGAAACCTCATTGCCAGCAAAATCGCGCCCATCCCAACGACGCGTATAGAATCCTCCTGATAAATATTCCTCTGAGGAAAGCTTTTTAACAAGGCGGCCAGTCAAGTCGAGTATCTCAACAGTCGTTCTTCCCTCGGTTGGAAGGCTAAATTCTATATTCGCTACAGCATTAAATGGATTTGGATGAACACCCATTTTGATGCAGTCAGGTTTCCAGATAATTGGATTCTCGCTAATACCCGTGGTATCGAAATCGACAATAATTATATCATCAATATACCAACCACGTGCGGTGCCGGCGCCATCGGCACCGATTTCAAATCTGACAATTACGGTATCCATGGCATAATCTGATAAATCAAATATTTCCTGGTGCCAGGTATCACCGTAACCGGTGCCACCAAAACAAGGTTGGCCACCCATGAAAGTATTATGAGTAGAAACTGAGCCGTCGTATCCATTTAAAATTGCAGGAGCAACAGTCCAGGTAGTGTCATAGTAATTTGTTATTTTTACATTTGCACCATCCCAGAAATATCCTGCATATTCTCCCGCTATCTTATACCAGTGGTGAAGTTGCATATGAGGGTTGTTAGCCACGAGGAAAACAACAAAATCGAGAGTCCAGCTAACGTTGTTCATGTAGTTGCCGTGAAGATTAGTGCCCCAGCAGAATGTGTCTGAATGAGCGGAATATGGGGGGGAGGCAAGAGTATCAGGAATGCCCCATTGCCAACCATCTTCTGGGGTAGGAATTCCACCTGCTGAATTAGTATCGAAATTCGTGGACATAAGAATAGGGGGCATCAGAAAATCGACATCGATTGTCTCGTTTCTTGAAATAGTAAACGGCCCAAACTCCTGCTCAGCGAAACTGTCTCTCGTGCATGTGAGGTTCCATGTTCCAGCCTTAACTGAATCGATAAAATAATAACCCGTCGAGTCAGAATAGTCATGCAAACCAAGTTCCGTCACCTCTATTTTTGCTCCAGAATCATTGGTTCTGTAATCGAGATTAACATGGCCTTTAACGACACCGAATGACTCTTGTAGCCCAACATCGTCGATATACCATCCGGCGCCCTCAGTCATACCATCAGCACCAAAGTGGAATCTAAGCCATACTTCGCCGTATGATGTCCATGAGCTTAAGTCGATAGATTGATATTCCCATCCATCCGAAGAGCCGGAGAACGCAGGTAAACCGGCGAGGACACTGCCTGCTCCCAATGCTGGACAAGGGTATCCGTCTTCCGGTTCGATTACGCTCCAAGTTAAACCATCGTTGGTGGAAATTTCGACAACTCCGCCATCATCACCCGAGTCTGTTTCGAACCACTGCCACCAGTCAAAAACTGGTTGCCCAACGCCAGCAATGCTCATTCTTGGAGGAAGGAGTATGCTATTGGAGTAAGAGGAATAAAATGCCTCTTTTTTTGTAGCCCAGCAATAAGGGAAAGAATGCACTGTGGTTGGTCCAACAGAAAGTGGTCTTCCAAGTTCCCAATCATTGACCTCTCCTTCGGTTTCAAAATCCGAAGAAGTGTAGCAATCATTGAAATATGGAGGGCCAACGACCAGATCGGCTCGGAATAGGATGGAGAGAGAGCTGTGCAAAACTGTGCTATCGTCGGAATGCACTCCATAAAGAAGCCCGATAGTGCCTGAGTTATTCTCGATGCCTATATAACCGGTTCTGTATGTAGATACCATATCATCGACATCGCGGTAGTTGATCGTCACCGAACGACGGTCAAAATCCAAAACAACC from bacterium includes these protein-coding regions:
- a CDS encoding T9SS type A sorting domain-containing protein, with product MKLKAICFATIVFSCGILLASTGGPDSFGYRWIDSDELGGPTYNWIDISGSSSPGPTGDDAHSVITLPTPFEFYGNTFTQITVCTNGWCALGSWSTSSLSTSSIPSTSTPQNVIACTYMDMRTGSGRIYSGTHTDGRFVVTWDGVEEYSASGTIYSYQVVLDFDRRSVTINYRDVDDMVSTYRTGYIGIENNSGTIGLLYGVHSDDSTVLHSSLSILFRADLVVGPPYFNDCYTSSDFETEGEVNDWELGRPLSVGPTTVHSFPYCWATKKEAFYSSYSNSILLPPRMSIAGVGQPVFDWWQWFETDSGDDGGVVEISTNDGLTWSVIEPEDGYPCPALGAGSVLAGLPAFSGSSDGWEYQSIDLSSWTSYGEVWLRFHFGADGMTEGAGWYIDDVGLQESFGVVKGHVNLDYRTNDSGAKIEVTELGLHDYSDSTGYYFIDSVKAGTWNLTCTRDSFAEQEFGPFTISRNETIDVDFLMPPILMSTNFDTNSAGGIPTPEDGWQWGIPDTLASPPYSAHSDTFCWGTNLHGNYMNNVSWTLDFVVFLVANNPHMQLHHWYKIAGEYAGYFWDGANVKITNYYDTTWTVAPAILNGYDGSVSTHNTFMGGQPCFGGTGYGDTWHQEIFDLSDYAMDTVIVRFEIGADGAGTARGWYIDDIIIVDFDTTGISENPIIWKPDCIKMGVHPNPFNAVANIEFSLPTEGRTTVEILDLTGRLVKKLSSEEYLSGGFYTRRWDGRDFAGNEVSSGIYLARVSSGRITSSKTLLLVK